One Lagenorhynchus albirostris chromosome 8, mLagAlb1.1, whole genome shotgun sequence genomic region harbors:
- the FERD3L gene encoding fer3-like protein, protein MAAYPESCVDATVLDFVADLSLASPGHPLLCDFAPGVPYGDHQDLVLREEGPRSLARFEDDPEEEEGEVEEGGNEEEEEHGRGASLLGRPKRKRVITYAQRQAANIRERKRMFNLNEAFDQLRRKVPTFAYEKRLSRIETLRLAIVYISFMTELLESFEKETG, encoded by the coding sequence ATGGCAGCCTATCCCGAGAGCTGCGTGGACGCCACCGTGCTGGACTTCGTCGCAGACCTGTCCCTAGCCTCCCCGGGGCACCCTCTTCTCTGCGACTTCGCACCCGGGGTCCCCTATGGAGACCACCAGGACCTTGTGCTCCGAGAGGAAGGACCCAGGAGTCTGGCGCGTTTTGAGGACGatccagaagaagaggagggtgAAGTAGAAGAGGGGGGAAACGAGGAGGAAGAGGAGCACGGGAGAGGCGCCTCCCTGCTGGGCCGCCCCAAGAGGAAAAGAGTGATCACGTACGCCCAGCGCCAAGCCGCCAACATCCGAGAGAGGAAGCGGATGTTCAACCTCAACGAGGCCTTCGACCAGCTGCGGAGGAAGGTACCCACTTTTGCTTACGAGAAGAGGCTGTCTCGGATCGAGACCCTACGCCTGGCCATCGTCTACATTTCCTTCATGACCGAGCTCTTGGAGAGCTTCGAGAAGGAAACCGGCTGA